A genomic stretch from Setaria italica strain Yugu1 chromosome VII, Setaria_italica_v2.0, whole genome shotgun sequence includes:
- the LOC101773025 gene encoding auxin-responsive protein SAUR36-like, producing MLRKSQGGYRLGRKLLGVWRWALCGRRRRHGGYLRLQQRCGGGHCGDRAARRLAPVLRWGRSLARRLRLGWRAGGKRALEDGGDGGEPAVTTPKGQVAVYVGGGEASLRYVVPVVYFNHPMFGELLREAEEEFGFHHPGGITIPCPAARFEQAAALAAAGKKGLARW from the coding sequence ATGCTAAGGAAGTCCCAAGGAGGTTACCGGCTGGGCCGGAAGCTGCTCGGCGTGTGGCGGTGGGCGCTctgcggccggcgccggcgccacggAGGCTACCTCCGCCTGCAGCAGcgttgcggcggcggccactGCGGGGACCGCGCGGCCAGGAGGCTCGCGCCGGTGCTGCGGTGGGGCCGGTCGCTGGCGCGGCGGCTGAGGCTCGGGTGGAGGGCCGGCGGGAAGCGCGCgctggaggacggcggcgacggcggcgagccggcggtgaCCACGCCCAAGGGGCAGGTGGCCGTGTACgtgggcggcggggaggcgtcGCTGCGGTACGTGGTGCCGGTGGTGTACTTCAACCACCCCATGTTCGGGGAGCTGCTGagggaggccgaggaggagttCGGGTTCCACCACCCCGGCGGCATCACCATCCCCTGCCCCGCCGCGCGGTTCGAGCAGgccgccgccctggccgccgccgggaaGAAGGGACTCGCCAGGTGGTAG
- the LOC101754279 gene encoding uncharacterized protein LOC101754279 translates to MKNDRNKPLALPHLRRILLFVLPLPVALLFFSLGFVLGMTSSASVENLYFPFVTPSPSAKPPSTATSLPPTTISAMHNMTDEELFRWASMATKVDGTPYHRVPKVAFMFLVRGDLPLRPLWEKFFEGHHGLYSIYVHANPSYTGSPPRDSVFHGRMIPSQRTTWGGVTLVDAERRLLANALLDLGNERFALLSESCIPVYNFPTVYAVLTGSGGASFVESIATPARYRPLFALRNNVSVAQWRKGSQWFEVDRALAAEVVADGAYFPTFRENCAGERFCVVDEHYVPTLVSVLGWGRRNANRTLTFADWDPKRRTGSHPRTHRAEEVTEELIGRIRRGGAGRSNCTYDDGASGVCFLFARKFAPDTLQPLLRLAPKAMGFG, encoded by the exons ATGAAGAACGACAGAAACAAGCCCTTGGCCTTGCCTCATTTACGCAGGATACTCCTCTTCGTGCTACCACTACCAGTAGcgcttctcttcttctccttgggTTTTGTCCTCGGCATGACCTCCAGCGCAAGCGTCGAAAACCTCTACTTCCCTTTCGTTACACCCTCGCCCTCTGCTAAGCCGCCGTCGACGGCTACGTCATTGCCACCGACCACGATCAGCGCCATGCACAACATGACCGACGAGGAGCTGTTCCGGTGGGCGTCCATGGCAACGAAAGTCGACGGGACGCCGTACCACCGGGTGCCCAAGGTCGCCTTCATGTTCCTGGTGAGAGGGGACCTGCCTCTGCGACCTCTGTGGGAGAAGTTCTTCGAGGGACACCATGGCCTCTACTCCATTTACGTGCATGCGAATCCCTCTTACACTGGGTCGCCGCCGAGGGACTCCGTGTTCCACGGTCGCATGATCCCAAGCCAG AGAACGACGTGGGGAGGCGTCACCCTCGTGGACGCGGAGCGCCGGCTCCTGGCGAACGCGCTGCTGGACCTCGGCAACGAGCGCTTCGCGCTGCTGTCGGAGTCGTGCATCCCCGTCTACAACTTCCCCACCGTGTACGCCGTCCTcaccggctccggcggcgccagcTTCGTGGAGAGCATCGCGACGCCGGCGCGCTACAGGCCCCTGTTCGCGCTCCGCAACAACGTCTCCGTCGCGCAGTGGCGCAAGGGCTCCCAGTGGTTCGAGGTGgaccgcgccctcgccgccgaggtcgtCGCCGACGGCGCCTACTTCCCGACGTTCCGGGAGAACTGCGCCGGCGAGAGGTTCTGTGTCGTGGACGAGCACTACGTGCCGACGCTGGTGAGCGTGCTGGGGTGGGGGCGGCGCAACGCCAACCGGACGCTCACGTTCGCGGACTGGGACCCGAAGCGGCGGACGGGGTCCCACCCGCGCACCCACAGGGCGGAGGAGGTGACGGAGGAGCTGATCGGGAGGAtcaggaggggaggggcgggcaGGAGTAACTGCACCTACGATGACGGGGCGAGCGGCGTCTGCTTCCTGTTCGCGAGGAAGTTCGCGCCGGACACGCTCCAGCCGCTGCTTCGTTTGGCTCCAAAGGCCATGGGGTTTGGGTGA
- the LOC101773852 gene encoding cysteine-rich repeat secretory protein 15 isoform X1: MHRPCNNQPCRGSRVAAAAVLAALMCAAGVADAGTGTFIYAGCSPSKYQPGTPFKANLESLLTSISSAALNGGYNTFTAGANGTGGAPAAYGLYQCRGDLDGGDCAACVRDAVGQLGQVCPAAYAASLQLEGCYVRYDSSNFVGAPDTAMVYRKCSTSSSSDGDFLRSRDAVLGDLQAVGAGGYKVASSGSVRGLAQCLGDLAAADCTACLAQAAGQLKGTCGNALAADVYLAQCYVRYWADGYYFRPTQDYSQDDIGRTLAIVVGIMAGLALFVVFISFLRKTCN, translated from the exons ATGCATCGGCCTTGCAACAACCAACCCTGCCGCGGctcccgcgtcgccgccgccgccgtcctcgccgcgctgatgtgcgcggcgggcgtcgccgACGCGGGCACCGGCACGTTCATCTACGCCGGGTGCTCGCCGTCCAAGTACCAGCCGGGCACCCCGTTCAAGGCCAACCTGGAgtccctcctcacctccatctCCAGCGCGGCGCTCAACGGCGGGTACAACACCTTCACGGCGGGCGCCAACGGcacgggcggcgcgccggccgcgtaCGGCCTCTACCAGTGCCGCGGCGACCTCGACGGCGGCGACTGCGCGGCGTGCGTGCGGGACGCGGTGGGGCAGCTGGGCCAGGTCTGCCCCGCGGCGTACGCGGCGTCGCTGCAGCTGGAGGGGTGCTACGTGCGCTACGACAGCAGCAACTTCGTCGGCGCCCCCGACACGGCCATGGTATACCGCAAGTGcagcacgagcagcagcagcgacggcGACTTCCTCAGGAGCCGGGACGCCGTGCTCGGGGACCTGCAGGCCGTGGGCGCCGGCGGGTACAAGGTGGCCAGCTCCGGCAGCGTGCGGGGCTTGGCGCAGTGCCTGGGAGACCTCGCGGCGGCCGACTGCACGGCGTGCCTGGCGCAGGCGGCCGGGCAGCTCAAGGGCACCTGCGGCAACGCGCTGGCCGCCGACGTGTACCTGGCGCAGTGCTACGTCAGGTACTGGGCTGACGGCTACTACTTCCGCCCGACACAAG ATTATTCGCAGGACGATATCGGGAGGACcctcgccatcgtcgtcggCATCATGGCGGGGCTGGCACTCTTCGTGGTCTTCATCTCTTTCCTTAGGAAAACATGTAACTAG
- the LOC101773852 gene encoding cysteine-rich repeat secretory protein 15 isoform X2, with protein sequence MHRPCNNQPCRGSRVAAAAVLAALMCAAGVADAGTGTFIYAGCSPSKYQPGTPFKANLESLLTSISSAALNGGYNTFTAGANGTGGAPAAYGLYQCRGDLDGGDCAACVRDAVGQLGQVCPAAYAASLQLEGCYVRYDSSNFVGAPDTAMVYRKCSTSSSSDGDFLRSRDAVLGDLQAVGAGGYKVASSGSVRGLAQCLGDLAAADCTACLAQAAGQLKGTCGNALAADVYLAQCYVRYWADGYYFRPTQDYSQDDIGRTLAIVVGIMAGLALFVVFISFLRKTC encoded by the exons ATGCATCGGCCTTGCAACAACCAACCCTGCCGCGGctcccgcgtcgccgccgccgccgtcctcgccgcgctgatgtgcgcggcgggcgtcgccgACGCGGGCACCGGCACGTTCATCTACGCCGGGTGCTCGCCGTCCAAGTACCAGCCGGGCACCCCGTTCAAGGCCAACCTGGAgtccctcctcacctccatctCCAGCGCGGCGCTCAACGGCGGGTACAACACCTTCACGGCGGGCGCCAACGGcacgggcggcgcgccggccgcgtaCGGCCTCTACCAGTGCCGCGGCGACCTCGACGGCGGCGACTGCGCGGCGTGCGTGCGGGACGCGGTGGGGCAGCTGGGCCAGGTCTGCCCCGCGGCGTACGCGGCGTCGCTGCAGCTGGAGGGGTGCTACGTGCGCTACGACAGCAGCAACTTCGTCGGCGCCCCCGACACGGCCATGGTATACCGCAAGTGcagcacgagcagcagcagcgacggcGACTTCCTCAGGAGCCGGGACGCCGTGCTCGGGGACCTGCAGGCCGTGGGCGCCGGCGGGTACAAGGTGGCCAGCTCCGGCAGCGTGCGGGGCTTGGCGCAGTGCCTGGGAGACCTCGCGGCGGCCGACTGCACGGCGTGCCTGGCGCAGGCGGCCGGGCAGCTCAAGGGCACCTGCGGCAACGCGCTGGCCGCCGACGTGTACCTGGCGCAGTGCTACGTCAGGTACTGGGCTGACGGCTACTACTTCCGCCCGACACAAG ATTATTCGCAGGACGATATCGGGAGGACcctcgccatcgtcgtcggCATCATGGCGGGGCTGGCACTCTTCGTGGTCTTCATCTCTTTCCTTAGGAAAACAT GCTAG